The Rhizobium oryzihabitans genomic sequence AAACACCATGCCGATGCCGCGATCCTTCGGCTCTTCCCAGGTAACGTTGCGGTCCTTGATGAAGATTTGCCCATCGGTCGGCTCCAGAAGGCCGGCGATGCAATTGAGAAGGGTCGACTTGCCACAGCCGGAAGAGCCGAGCAACACGAGGAATTCACCGTCGTAAATATCGAGATTGAGGTCTTTCAGGACGGTAACGGCACCGAAGGACAGGGAAAGATCGCGGATGGAAACGCTTTTATTCATATAGCTCAACCTTTTACTGCGCCGGCAGCAATGCCGCGGACGAAAAGCCTGCCGGAGACGAAATAAACGATCAGCGGCACGGCACCCGTCAGAAGCGTGGCGGCCATGTTGACGTTGTATTCCTTCACCCCCTGCACGGAGTTGACGATGTTATTGAGCTGCACCGTCATCGGGTAATATTCCGGCCGCGTGAACACCACGCCGAACAGGAAGTCGTTCCAGATGCCGGTAACCTGCAGGATCATCGCCACGACGAAGATCGGCAACGACATGGGCAGCATGATGCGGAAATAAATCTGCCAGAAATTGGCGCCGTCGATGCGCGCCGCCTTGAACAGCTCCTCCGGCAGCGAGGCGAAATAATTCCGGAACAGCAGCGTCAGGATCGGCATGCCGAAGATGGTGTGAACAATGACGAGGCCGGTCAGCGTGCCATAAACGCCCATTTCGCGCAGCACGATGACGATCGGGTAGATCATCACCTGATAGGGAATGAAAGCGCCGATGATGAGGATGGAGAAGAACAGCTCCGATCCCTTGAACTTCCAGTTGGCCATGGCGTAGCCGCTGACGGAAGCGACGACGATTGAGATCACCACCGAAGGCACGAGGATGCGCACCGAATTCCAGAAGCCGCGTGAAAGCCCGTCGCAGTTCAAGCCCGTGCAGGCATTGGCCCAAGCCTTCACCCACGGCTCGAAGGTGATTTCCACCGGCGGTGCGAAGATGTTGCCGAGACGGATTTCCGGCATGCCCTTTAGCGAGGTGACGACCATGACGTAAAGCGGCAACAGGTAATAGGCGGCGGCCACGAACAGCGTCCCGTAAAGAATGATGTTGCGGCGGGAAAAGGTTTTTCTCGGCTTCCTGCCGCGCGGGCCGGAAAGGTCGCTTGCGACCGCATCGGTGGCGGCGGCGACTGTGTTCAATGTGCTGATATTAGCCACGCTTCTTGCCTCCGAATTCGAGGTAGGCCCATGGAATGACGATGATGGCGACGGTCAGAAGCATCATGGTCGAGGCGGCGAAACCCTGCCCCAGGTTCTGTGCCTGGAACATGTAGTCATAGACATATTTCGCCGGTACTTCGGATGCGATGCCCGGGCCGCCGCTCGTCTGCGCCACCACCAGATCGTAGACCTTGACGATGCCGCTCGCGATGATGACCAGCGTGGTGATGAAGACCGGCCGCATCATGGGAATGATGATGAGAATATACGTCCTCCACATGGGAATGCCGTCAACACGCGTCGCCTTCCAGATGTCCTCGTCGATGCCACGAAGACCGGCCAGCATCAGGCACATGACGAGCCCTGTGCCCTGCCAGAGTGCGGCGATCAGGATGCCGTAAATGACGATCTGCGAATTATAGAGCGGATCGAAAGTGAAGCTTTCCCAACCGAGCGAACGAACCACGGACTGGATGCCGAATTCCGGGTTGAGCAGCCATTGCCAGACAAGGCCGGTGACAATGAAAGACAGTGCGAAGGGATAAAGGAAGATCGTGCGGAAGGTGTTTTCAAAGCGGATTTTCTGATCCATCAGCGCCGCCAGCACGAAGCCGATGACGAGGCTGAAGATCAGCGACAGAATGCCGTAGATCGCCAGATTCTGGATGGAAACGATCCAGCGTGGTGCTGCCCAGAGCCGTTCATACTGGTCGAAACCGATGAAGGTCGCACGCGGCAGTAGCTTGGAATTGGTGAAGGAATAGATCACCGTCCAGACGGTTCCGCCGAGAAAGATCACCACGGCGGTCAATATCATCGGAATGGAGGCAATCTTCGAATTGAGATTGCGGAAAAGCTGGTTGGGGCGGCCGGAGCGCGCTTTACCCGCCATGCATGACCCTCCTGTAACGTTGCAGTTGATCAGTACAGAACATCAAGATCGCTTGTACCGGCGTACTGTACTGTCGTTATTGATCGGGGAACGGCGAACCGCTCCCCGTCCGGAGATCACGGTCAGTCAGCCGAACCGATAATGCCTGCGAAGCGCTTCTGCCCATCTTCCGCCGACATTGAGCCCGCGAAGAATTCCGCCATCAGGTCTTCCTTCTGTTTCTGCGTATCGGCGGAAATCAGCTGGTCGGTGCTGGTCAGAGCATTGCCCTTGGCCAGAATTTCCAGACCCTTCTTCATGCAGTCGTTGGCGGCATTGAGGTCGACGTCGCCGCGGATCGGCAGCGAACCTTTCTTGAGGTTGAAGGCGACCTGGGTTTTCGGATCGACGATGGTTTCAGCCAAAACGTCCTGTGCCTTGGATTTCGCCTCGTCTTTCAGCAACGGGAAATAAAAGGCGTCGCCGCCGGTGGTGATATAGTCGCTGAGGCCGAGACCCGGCAGGCAGGTGTAATCCGTGCCGGCCTTCTGGTTGGCAAGCTGGAATTCACCCTGCGCCCAGTCGCCCATGATCTGGCCGCCGGCCTTGCCCGTTATGACCATGTTGGTGGCCTGGTTCCAGTCCTGAACATTGGTCCCCTTGGCCATCTCGCGTGCTTCGACAGCCGCTGCGAAGATCTTCGCCATATCAGGACCGGCCGCCGCTTCGGCATCCTTGTCGCCATAGACCTTCTGATAGAGGTCCTTGCCGCCGATCGAGAGCGTCAGCGTGTCGAACAGGCCGTTGGCCTGCCATGCCTGCCCGCCAAGCGCGAGCGGCTGGATACCGGCTTTTTTCAGCGCCGGCGCGGCTGCAACGAACTCCGTCCAGTTCTTCGGAACCTCGACGCCCGCCTTCTTGAAGGCCTCGTTGGAAAGCCACAGCCATTGCCAGGAATGAATGTTGACCGGGGCGCAATAGATCTTGCCGTCGATGGTGCAGCTGTCGAGCAGGCTTGCGGGCTTGATGACGTCTTTCCACTTGCCCTTTTCGGCAACGTCGCTCAGGTCGCGCATCAGGCCGGCCTGCACCAGCTCTTCCGCCTGCCGGCCGTGGTTGAACTGGGTGGCGCCCATCGGGTCGCCGCCGGTGATGCGGCTGATCATGATCGGGCGGGCTGTGCCGCCAGAACCGGCGATGGCGCCATCCACCCATTTATTGCCGGTAGCATCGAAGGCCTTGGCAAGTTCGGCGACGGCGGCAGCTTCGCCGCCCGATGTCCACCAGTGGGTCACCTCAAGATCCGTGGCCCCCGCCATGCCCGCCGGAATCATTACACTGGCCAAAAAGGCCGCAGAAATAACACGCATTCGCATGAGTCTCCTCCCTCACTGAAACGTTGCAGTTGGAACGTATGCGAAGATTTTTGATTAGGCAACCGCCTTAGATACGAATCTCAAAAGCGCTCTCGGAGGTGTTTAGACCAACCGCGGACCACACCGAATGGCCGGGCAACGGGCGGGATTCAACAGCGTAACCCACAGGTAATGCAGGCGTTTTACAAGGTTTCGGAACCAGGCTCCGGCCTTAACCGCCAACCCCATGGGACAAACAGGTGAAAGCGACAATGAAACGTTGGCACATTCTTTTGATCACCGGATTGACGGGTGTCGCATCGCTTTTGCTTGCAACGTTTGAGCAGCTTGCACCGGGACAGCAGCTATCCTTTCAGATAAGGCTGCTGATGCTCATCCAGCCGGCAATCCTGACCATTGCGGCAGTGGCGATCGGTCAGGCCTTGGCGGGAAGAGTCGGGCTTGGCACGCCGCTGATTGATGCTTTGGTGCAAGGAGGCAGCTTGCGCGCAGTGTTGCGGAGACAGGCGTTGCCCGCATTGTCGGCGGGTCTTGCCGTCGGCCTGCTGATGATTGCCTATTCGACAGTAATTCTGTCTGCAGTTACGGATGCTACGACCAAGGCGATGATGACCGCTTTTCCCGTTCCGCTGGCGACGCGAATTCTCTACGGTGGAATAACGGAAGAGCTTCTGACCCGATGGGGCTTGATGTCATTTTTCGCATGGGCGCTCTGGCGCATGGCGGGAAGGGGCCAGCTACGTCCTGCTATGCTGTGGGCCGCCATCCTGGTTGCGGCAGCCCTTTTCGCGACGGGCCACCTGCCCTTATTGTTTGCCATTACAACCGATCCGCAACCTTCGCTGATCGTCGCAATCCTGATCGCCAATTTTATCCCGGGCGTGTTGTTCGGGTGGCTTTTCTGGCGTCGGGGACTGGAGGCGGCGATGCTCTCCCATGCCTTCGCCCATTGCGTGAATGCGCTGGCCACCTGAGCAGGTGAAATGGCGAGACGGGCTGCGGCCCGTCTCGGCTCTAGGATGCGGCGTCGGCACGCACGATCCTACTGTCTCTTATAATCATCCTCGATGCGGATGACATCATCCTCGCCGATATAGGCGCCGGTCTGGATTTCCACCAGTTCCAGCGGAATCTGCCCCTCATTGGCAAGCCGGTGCGGCTGGCCAATGGGGATATAGACCGACTGGTTTTCCGTCAGCAGCCGGGTTTCCTCGCCGATCGTCACCGTCGCGGTGCCCTTGACGATGATCCAGTGTTCCGAGCGGTGGTAATGTTTCTGGAACGAGATGCGGTGGCCAGGATCGACCGTGATGTGGCCCACGCGGTAGCGCTCGTCGACATACATGTGTTCGATGTAACCCCATGGACGATAGACCCGCTTGTGAGATTGCGTGCGCGGCGCATGTTCGCCATCCTTCAGCCTCTCCACCAGGCCTTTCACATCCTGCACCCGGTTTTTCGGCACCACCAGAACCGCATCCTTGGTGGCCACCACCACCAGATCCTTTGCGCCCACCACCGTCGTCAGCAATTGCGTGGAATGGATCAGGCAACCCTCGGAATCGATGAAGACGCCATCGCCTTCGAGCGCATTGTCATTGTCGTGCTTTTCGGCGATTTCCCAGATGGCATCCCAGCTGCCAATATCCGACCAGCGGAAATGGCCGTGCACCACTGCCATGCGTTTGGTCTTTTCGATCACCGCATAGTCGATGGAGTTTTTCGGCGAGGCCTCGAAACTTGCCTGATGCAGGCGCACGAAGCCAAGGTCGCTTTCATATTGCTCAACGGCTTGGGTCACCGCCGCAAGAATCTCCGGCGCGAAGGCCTTGAGTTCGGCGATCATCACGTCGGAGCGGAACAGGAAGTTGCCGGAGTTCCAGAGATAACCTTTTTCCAGATAGGAAATCGCCGTCTTCACATCCGGCTTTTCCACGAAGGCATCGACGGTGCTCAAATCTTCTTCGCCATCGATCGCCTCACCCGGCTTGATATAGCCGTAGGAGGTGCGCGGCTCGGTCGGCACCAGACCGAAGACGACGATGTTGCCCTGATCGGCGGCTTTCGCGCCAAGCTTCACGGCCTCGGAGAACTTGTCGGCATCGAGAACCACATGGTCGGCGGCAAGCGCCAGCACCAGACATCCGGGCTCACGACGTTCAGCCAGCACGGCGGCGGCGGCCATGGCGGCGGCGCTGTCGCGACGGGCGGGTTCTAGAACCACCGTTGCCGGCAGGTCGATCTCTTCCGCCTGACGGCGGGCGAAGAAGCGGAAATCCTCGTTGGTGATCACCAGCGGCTCGGAATAAAGCGTCTTGTCACCCACCCGCGTCAGTGTCTGCTGATAGGTCGAAAGATTGCCGACCAGCGGCTGGAACTGCTTGGGCAACTGATCGCGCGATACCGGCCAAAGCCGCGATCCCGCCCCGCCTGCAAGAAGAACCGGCGTGATCTTTCGAGAATGTGCGTTCACAACAAAACCTTTCCAACTAAAAAATTCCCGGCGCGCCGGACAATATACATATTTGCCAATACCGCCATCATCGGTTCGCGGGCGGATAAGCGCAAGCTCATAAATCCGCCTTGTGAAAGCTTGGTGAACAGCGGACCGTGTTTGCCGACGGACCGTTTTGCTAACGCAAGGCAGAAGGTGAGGTTCCCTGCCGGGATCGGTCACATCCACTCGCGGCAAAGAAAAACCCCGGACCAGCGGCCCGGGGTTGCGTTTTCATAATGATGAGCCGTGAGTATCAGTTCGGCAGGGCATAAGCGATCACATAGTCGCCACGGTCGGGCGACTGGCGGGCGCCGCCGGCCGAGATGACGATATATTGCTTGCCGGTCTTCGGAGACTTGTAGCTCATCGGGCCGCCCTGGCTGCCGACCGGAAGGCGGGCCTTCCAGACTTCCTTGCCGGTCGCCGTATCGAAGGCGCGCAGATAATAATCCTGCGTGCCGGCGATGAAGACCAGGCCGCCCTGGGTTGCAAGCGTGCCGCCGAGAGTAGGCATGCCGATCGGGATCGGCAGGCCCATCTTGATGCCGAGCGGACCCGTATCCTCGACAGTGCCGACCGGCACCTGCCACTTGATCTTCTGGGTCTTCATGTCGATCGCCGTCATCGTGCCATAGGGCGGAGCCTGGCAGGGAATGCCGAGAGCCGAGAGGAAGCGGTTCTTGTCGACGGCATAGGGTGTGCCCTTCATTGGTACTAGACCCATGCCCGTATTGACGCTTTCGCCACCGCTCGCCGTCGCCTTGGTCGGAGCGGCCTCCTTCATCTGGATC encodes the following:
- a CDS encoding carbohydrate ABC transporter permease, which gives rise to MANISTLNTVAAATDAVASDLSGPRGRKPRKTFSRRNIILYGTLFVAAAYYLLPLYVMVVTSLKGMPEIRLGNIFAPPVEITFEPWVKAWANACTGLNCDGLSRGFWNSVRILVPSVVISIVVASVSGYAMANWKFKGSELFFSILIIGAFIPYQVMIYPIVIVLREMGVYGTLTGLVIVHTIFGMPILTLLFRNYFASLPEELFKAARIDGANFWQIYFRIMLPMSLPIFVVAMILQVTGIWNDFLFGVVFTRPEYYPMTVQLNNIVNSVQGVKEYNVNMAATLLTGAVPLIVYFVSGRLFVRGIAAGAVKG
- a CDS encoding carbohydrate ABC transporter permease, which encodes MAGKARSGRPNQLFRNLNSKIASIPMILTAVVIFLGGTVWTVIYSFTNSKLLPRATFIGFDQYERLWAAPRWIVSIQNLAIYGILSLIFSLVIGFVLAALMDQKIRFENTFRTIFLYPFALSFIVTGLVWQWLLNPEFGIQSVVRSLGWESFTFDPLYNSQIVIYGILIAALWQGTGLVMCLMLAGLRGIDEDIWKATRVDGIPMWRTYILIIIPMMRPVFITTLVIIASGIVKVYDLVVAQTSGGPGIASEVPAKYVYDYMFQAQNLGQGFAASTMMLLTVAIIVIPWAYLEFGGKKRG
- a CDS encoding ABC transporter substrate-binding protein; the protein is MRMRVISAAFLASVMIPAGMAGATDLEVTHWWTSGGEAAAVAELAKAFDATGNKWVDGAIAGSGGTARPIMISRITGGDPMGATQFNHGRQAEELVQAGLMRDLSDVAEKGKWKDVIKPASLLDSCTIDGKIYCAPVNIHSWQWLWLSNEAFKKAGVEVPKNWTEFVAAAPALKKAGIQPLALGGQAWQANGLFDTLTLSIGGKDLYQKVYGDKDAEAAAGPDMAKIFAAAVEAREMAKGTNVQDWNQATNMVITGKAGGQIMGDWAQGEFQLANQKAGTDYTCLPGLGLSDYITTGGDAFYFPLLKDEAKSKAQDVLAETIVDPKTQVAFNLKKGSLPIRGDVDLNAANDCMKKGLEILAKGNALTSTDQLISADTQKQKEDLMAEFFAGSMSAEDGQKRFAGIIGSAD
- a CDS encoding CPBP family intramembrane glutamic endopeptidase, with the protein product MKRWHILLITGLTGVASLLLATFEQLAPGQQLSFQIRLLMLIQPAILTIAAVAIGQALAGRVGLGTPLIDALVQGGSLRAVLRRQALPALSAGLAVGLLMIAYSTVILSAVTDATTKAMMTAFPVPLATRILYGGITEELLTRWGLMSFFAWALWRMAGRGQLRPAMLWAAILVAAALFATGHLPLLFAITTDPQPSLIVAILIANFIPGVLFGWLFWRRGLEAAMLSHAFAHCVNALAT
- a CDS encoding mannose-1-phosphate guanylyltransferase/mannose-6-phosphate isomerase: MNAHSRKITPVLLAGGAGSRLWPVSRDQLPKQFQPLVGNLSTYQQTLTRVGDKTLYSEPLVITNEDFRFFARRQAEEIDLPATVVLEPARRDSAAAMAAAAVLAERREPGCLVLALAADHVVLDADKFSEAVKLGAKAADQGNIVVFGLVPTEPRTSYGYIKPGEAIDGEEDLSTVDAFVEKPDVKTAISYLEKGYLWNSGNFLFRSDVMIAELKAFAPEILAAVTQAVEQYESDLGFVRLHQASFEASPKNSIDYAVIEKTKRMAVVHGHFRWSDIGSWDAIWEIAEKHDNDNALEGDGVFIDSEGCLIHSTQLLTTVVGAKDLVVVATKDAVLVVPKNRVQDVKGLVERLKDGEHAPRTQSHKRVYRPWGYIEHMYVDERYRVGHITVDPGHRISFQKHYHRSEHWIIVKGTATVTIGEETRLLTENQSVYIPIGQPHRLANEGQIPLELVEIQTGAYIGEDDVIRIEDDYKRQ